Proteins from one Parvibaculum lavamentivorans DS-1 genomic window:
- a CDS encoding glycosyltransferase family 2 protein, whose amino-acid sequence MKFVRKNVSVVLVTFNSADVIARALTSIPQGPEVIVVDNASTDDSLRIAEKNGARCIRSEVNLGYGAACNLGAAESRGDYILFLNPDAILLNDALDKLLSTVDDNPGACAAGPKFVDGAGGGTWRFQSILHPLKKGIVYPPAEPEGNCCLPLLTGAAILCRRDAFETAGGFDENIFLYYEDDDICRRLTSAGHSLIYVPEAEVYHEFGRSSGGARHIIRFKHEKKLLSRAYVMQKYGLPFDFHAEKRKALQRLVFATVKFDHNRRAAALGNLDALRKLSRP is encoded by the coding sequence TTGAAATTCGTTCGCAAAAACGTGTCAGTCGTTCTGGTGACATTCAACAGTGCCGATGTCATCGCGCGAGCCCTGACATCTATTCCGCAAGGCCCGGAAGTCATCGTCGTCGACAATGCGAGCACCGATGATTCCCTGCGCATCGCGGAGAAAAATGGCGCGCGCTGCATAAGAAGCGAAGTGAATCTCGGTTATGGCGCAGCGTGCAATCTAGGCGCTGCGGAATCGCGCGGTGACTATATTCTGTTCCTCAATCCCGACGCCATTCTCCTGAACGATGCGTTGGACAAATTGCTTTCCACGGTGGACGACAATCCGGGCGCCTGCGCCGCAGGTCCAAAATTCGTGGACGGAGCGGGAGGCGGCACATGGCGGTTCCAATCGATACTTCATCCACTGAAAAAAGGGATTGTTTATCCTCCCGCCGAACCGGAGGGCAATTGCTGCCTTCCTCTTCTCACCGGCGCGGCAATTCTCTGCCGCCGCGATGCTTTTGAAACAGCCGGCGGCTTCGACGAGAATATTTTTCTCTATTACGAAGACGACGATATCTGCAGAAGGCTGACATCAGCGGGCCATTCGCTCATCTATGTTCCCGAAGCCGAGGTCTATCATGAGTTCGGGCGGTCGAGCGGCGGCGCGCGGCACATCATCCGCTTCAAGCATGAGAAGAAGCTGCTGTCGAGGGCTTATGTCATGCAAAAATACGGTCTTCCCTTTGACTTCCATGCGGAGAAACGGAAAGCCCTGCAGCGACTGGTCTTCGCGACCGTAAAATTCGACCACAACAGGCGCGCGGCAGCCCTTGGCAATCTGGACGCACTAAGGAAATTGTCGCGGCCCTGA
- a CDS encoding NAD-dependent epimerase/dehydratase family protein encodes MRILLTGASGFVGRHALAALVRMGAEVHAVSRRRPPVPGDYAWHEGDLLVAGEAGRVMEEVRPDRVLHLAWCVEHGKFWNDPANLAWTAATLELAEAARRSGVGRFVGVGTCFEYDWPEEGLCDEFSTPLAGHTLYDTSKDATRRLLAAFFEDAGIGFSWARLFFLYGPDESPGRLVSSIARSLLSEEPALCSRGLSVRDFMDVRDCGHALAVLALSGVAGPINIATGEGTSVAEIATMMGEMAGRPDLIRLGSLPERTNEAARIVAATGRLKDELGFKSARTIEQGLREALSFWRGAVRGA; translated from the coding sequence ATGCGAATATTGTTGACCGGAGCGTCCGGTTTCGTTGGCCGTCACGCGCTCGCGGCGCTCGTTCGGATGGGCGCCGAAGTTCATGCCGTATCGCGCCGCCGGCCGCCCGTGCCGGGGGACTACGCCTGGCATGAAGGCGACCTTCTGGTGGCGGGCGAGGCCGGAAGGGTGATGGAAGAAGTGCGCCCTGATCGGGTCCTTCATCTCGCCTGGTGCGTCGAACATGGAAAATTCTGGAACGACCCCGCCAACCTCGCATGGACGGCGGCGACACTTGAGCTGGCGGAAGCGGCGCGGCGGTCCGGCGTCGGCCGCTTCGTCGGGGTCGGCACCTGCTTCGAATATGATTGGCCGGAGGAGGGACTTTGCGACGAATTTTCGACCCCTCTCGCGGGCCACACTCTCTATGACACCTCCAAGGATGCAACTCGAAGGCTTCTTGCCGCCTTCTTCGAGGATGCGGGCATAGGCTTCTCCTGGGCGAGGCTGTTTTTCCTCTATGGACCGGATGAGTCGCCGGGCCGGCTTGTCTCGTCGATAGCCCGCTCTCTCCTGTCGGAGGAACCGGCCTTGTGCTCTCGCGGCTTGAGCGTGCGCGATTTCATGGATGTACGCGATTGCGGTCACGCGCTCGCGGTTTTGGCCTTGTCCGGCGTGGCAGGGCCAATCAACATAGCCACGGGCGAGGGAACAAGCGTTGCTGAAATTGCGACCATGATGGGGGAGATGGCCGGACGGCCGGACCTCATTCGCCTTGGCTCTCTGCCCGAACGTACAAACGAAGCGGCCCGCATTGTTGCCGCGACAGGAAGGCTGAAAGACGAACTTGGATTCAAGAGTGCACGCACGATCGAGCAGGGGCTCCGGGAAGCGTTGTCCTTTTGGCGCGGGGCCGTGAGGGGCGCGTGA
- the rsmA gene encoding 16S rRNA (adenine(1518)-N(6)/adenine(1519)-N(6))-dimethyltransferase RsmA: MSGASPPLPPLREVIARYGLAPQKSLGQNFLLDLNLTGRIARAAGVLDGYDVVEVGPGPGGLTRALLDNGARRVIAIERDRRCIAALEEISAAYPGRLVIVEGDALEVDMKSLVTSPARIVANLPYNVGTPLLVGWLQTEPWPAWFDSLTLMFQREVAERIVAQPGGKAYGRLAVLAQWRAKAQILFDVDRRAFTPPPSVTSSVVELIPRAVPLAEANPRVLEAVVAAAFGQRRKMLRSSLRTLTPHSLPLLEKAGIDPTQRAEELSVEQFCALARAFAEK; the protein is encoded by the coding sequence ATGAGCGGCGCCTCTCCGCCCCTGCCGCCTCTGAGAGAGGTGATCGCGCGATATGGGCTGGCGCCGCAGAAATCCCTTGGTCAGAATTTTCTTCTCGATCTCAACCTGACCGGGCGCATTGCGCGGGCGGCCGGTGTTCTCGATGGTTACGACGTTGTGGAAGTTGGCCCCGGCCCCGGAGGACTGACGCGCGCGCTGCTCGACAATGGCGCCCGGCGCGTCATCGCAATCGAACGCGACCGGCGCTGCATAGCGGCGCTGGAGGAAATTTCCGCCGCCTATCCCGGGCGGCTCGTCATCGTCGAGGGCGATGCTCTCGAAGTGGACATGAAGTCCCTCGTTACCTCTCCCGCCAGAATTGTCGCCAATCTTCCCTACAATGTCGGCACGCCGCTGCTGGTCGGCTGGTTGCAGACGGAGCCATGGCCGGCCTGGTTCGACAGCCTGACGCTCATGTTTCAGCGGGAGGTGGCCGAACGGATTGTGGCGCAGCCCGGCGGGAAGGCCTATGGCCGGCTGGCTGTGCTGGCGCAGTGGCGGGCAAAAGCGCAGATTCTTTTCGATGTCGACCGCCGCGCCTTCACGCCGCCGCCCTCTGTCACCTCATCTGTTGTGGAATTGATTCCACGCGCAGTACCGCTGGCGGAAGCGAATCCGCGTGTACTCGAGGCGGTTGTCGCCGCGGCATTCGGGCAGCGTCGCAAAATGCTACGGTCAAGTCTGCGGACACTGACTCCGCATTCTCTTCCCCTGCTTGAAAAAGCCGGTATCGATCCGACGCAGAGGGCAGAAGAACTTTCGGTCGAGCAATTCTGCGCATTGGCGCGAGCTTTCGCGGAGAAATGA
- a CDS encoding glycosyltransferase family 2 protein — protein MATVTIGVPVYNGAATLAKSLECLRTQTYRDIEVIVADNASTDDSADIAQGFVDRDPRFRLIRRDSNIGPVPNFFSLLGEASSELFMWRADDDWSDADYIEKLKELFDRDAKVRLAASECLLVRHNGEVLETRSFSRPEKGSRIRRIGHVLMHLSSNSIYGLWHRKTLVEILARTQKNYPYIWAWDHLAMFPVILAEGVAGTNETRLYAGRDVARRYSASEPAAKMWEMRRSFRAACFAEMRMLDLTFSERILLSVYVMRYANIRVYRFWKTVRRQIRETLGVGGKA, from the coding sequence ATGGCGACGGTTACAATCGGTGTGCCTGTCTATAACGGCGCCGCCACGCTTGCGAAAAGCCTGGAGTGCCTGCGCACCCAAACCTACCGAGACATCGAGGTAATCGTCGCCGACAATGCGTCCACGGATGACAGCGCGGACATTGCTCAAGGCTTCGTCGACCGGGACCCGCGCTTCCGTCTCATCAGAAGGGATAGCAATATCGGCCCGGTGCCGAATTTCTTCTCTCTGCTTGGGGAAGCATCATCGGAACTCTTCATGTGGCGCGCCGACGATGATTGGTCGGATGCGGACTATATTGAAAAACTGAAAGAGCTCTTCGACAGGGACGCGAAGGTCCGGCTGGCGGCGAGCGAATGCCTCCTGGTTCGCCACAATGGCGAAGTCCTCGAAACAAGGAGCTTCTCCAGGCCGGAGAAGGGCTCGCGCATTCGCCGCATCGGACACGTTCTGATGCACCTCAGCTCGAACAGCATCTACGGCCTCTGGCACCGCAAAACCCTTGTGGAAATACTGGCGCGCACGCAGAAGAACTATCCCTACATATGGGCGTGGGATCATCTCGCAATGTTCCCGGTCATCCTCGCTGAAGGGGTCGCCGGGACAAATGAAACCCGGCTTTACGCCGGCCGGGACGTCGCCCGGAGATATTCCGCCAGCGAGCCCGCCGCGAAGATGTGGGAGATGCGGCGATCCTTCCGCGCCGCATGTTTCGCCGAAATGCGCATGCTCGACCTCACATTTTCGGAGCGCATACTTCTGTCAGTATACGTCATGCGATATGCGAATATCCGTGTGTACCGCTTCTGGAAAACGGTTCGCCGTCAGATTCGCGAGACGTTGGGCGTTGGCGGGAAGGCGTGA
- a CDS encoding cephalosporin hydroxylase family protein, producing MKISIDTESRTIEVGDNEKLDLYSDAAFRVLSDLWVKVGWNQKYSYSFSWLGVPIIQLPEDMIRFQEAIFELKPDVIIETGVAHGGSAIFSASLCHLLGHGRVVAVDIEIRPKNRQRIEAHPFAHLITLIEGSSTAPEIVEQVRSHIKPGDKVVVVLDSDHSYKHVTDELAAYAPMVSEGSWIIATDGVMQDLPDVPRGQPGWDKDNPAAAARDFVAANPGFVLETPAWPFNESTLSDNITHWPDAWVRRAGKA from the coding sequence ATGAAGATAAGTATCGATACGGAATCCCGCACCATCGAAGTGGGAGACAACGAAAAACTCGATCTGTACAGCGACGCCGCTTTTCGTGTTCTGTCGGATCTCTGGGTCAAGGTCGGGTGGAATCAAAAATATTCCTACAGCTTTTCATGGCTCGGCGTTCCGATTATTCAGTTGCCGGAAGATATGATCCGCTTCCAGGAAGCGATCTTCGAGCTCAAACCCGACGTGATTATCGAGACGGGCGTCGCGCATGGCGGTTCGGCTATTTTCTCCGCCAGCCTGTGTCACCTGCTCGGTCATGGCCGCGTCGTTGCGGTGGATATTGAAATCCGGCCGAAAAACCGGCAGCGGATAGAAGCGCATCCCTTCGCGCATCTCATCACGCTCATCGAAGGCTCCTCCACTGCGCCGGAAATCGTTGAGCAAGTTCGCAGCCATATCAAACCCGGCGACAAGGTCGTGGTCGTCCTCGATTCCGATCATAGCTACAAGCATGTGACGGACGAACTGGCCGCCTATGCGCCCATGGTTTCGGAAGGCTCGTGGATTATCGCGACCGACGGCGTGATGCAGGACCTGCCGGATGTTCCGCGTGGCCAGCCGGGCTGGGACAAGGATAATCCGGCCGCTGCCGCGCGCGATTTCGTGGCCGCAAATCCGGGCTTTGTGCTGGAGACGCCGGCATGGCCGTTCAATGAATCCACACTCTCGGACAACATCACGCATTGGCCGGATGCCTGGGTCCGGCGCGCGGGAAAAGCGTGA
- a CDS encoding alcohol dehydrogenase, which translates to MKSEAIVEYGQPLQILEGETPQPKGTEVLLKVTHCGVCHSDVHIHDGYFDMGGGNQLDVRAGRKLPFTLGHEIEGEVVATGPDAKEVEIGAHRVAYPWIGCGECPTCNRGDEHLCNKPRNLGIQVAGGYATHVLVPHPRYLLDYEGVADGLAATYMCSGLTAYGAMKKLGDISPEERVMVVGLGGVGMMGLQFAKAMFPAAPLGADVDDNKLQSAKGAGAHEVYNPKDPEAIKKVLADSNGGVPAAVDFVGSEASLKFATSIVRKGGQVIVVGLFGGGFSMPIPLFPMRALSIGGSYVGSLTETKEMMELVKAGKIDPIPVSERRLGEGSKSLDDLRKGSVMGRVVLKP; encoded by the coding sequence ATGAAATCCGAAGCAATCGTCGAGTATGGCCAGCCGCTCCAGATTCTGGAGGGAGAAACACCGCAGCCGAAAGGCACGGAGGTGTTGCTCAAAGTAACCCATTGCGGGGTTTGCCATTCGGATGTGCATATCCATGACGGCTATTTCGACATGGGCGGCGGCAACCAGCTGGACGTTCGTGCCGGGCGCAAATTGCCATTCACGCTGGGCCATGAGATCGAAGGCGAAGTGGTGGCGACGGGCCCCGACGCCAAGGAAGTCGAGATCGGCGCCCACCGGGTTGCCTATCCGTGGATCGGCTGCGGCGAATGCCCGACCTGCAATCGCGGCGACGAGCATCTCTGCAACAAGCCGCGCAATCTCGGCATTCAGGTTGCGGGCGGCTACGCCACGCATGTGCTGGTGCCGCATCCGCGCTACCTGCTCGACTATGAGGGCGTCGCGGACGGCCTGGCGGCGACCTATATGTGCTCCGGCCTCACAGCTTACGGCGCCATGAAGAAGCTCGGCGATATCAGCCCCGAAGAACGCGTGATGGTGGTCGGCCTCGGCGGCGTCGGCATGATGGGCCTGCAATTCGCAAAGGCGATGTTTCCCGCCGCGCCGCTTGGCGCCGATGTGGACGACAACAAGCTTCAGTCGGCCAAGGGCGCGGGCGCGCATGAGGTCTACAATCCGAAAGACCCCGAAGCGATCAAGAAGGTGCTGGCGGACAGCAATGGCGGCGTGCCGGCGGCGGTCGATTTCGTCGGCTCGGAAGCTTCGCTCAAATTCGCCACCAGCATTGTGCGCAAGGGCGGCCAGGTGATTGTCGTCGGGCTTTTCGGCGGCGGCTTCTCGATGCCGATTCCGCTGTTCCCGATGCGCGCGCTTTCAATCGGCGGTTCCTATGTCGGATCGCTCACCGAGACGAAAGAGATGATGGAGCTGGTGAAGGCCGGCAAGATCGATCCCATTCCGGTCAGCGAGCGGCGCCTCGGCGAAGGGTCGAAGTCGCTCGACGATTTGCGGAAAGGCAGCGTGATGGGGCGCGTCGTCCTGAAGCCGTAA
- a CDS encoding class I SAM-dependent methyltransferase: MNKVYASPEAGRAAARGVLDFAACRQCGFTWNRAFDASLVIYDEEYENDQAYSAAFRDHMQARAEDVIAAIPAGEPVDYLEVGCGQGRFIACIQDVAGGRVRSATGFDPAWRGADGEGASGSRLYRKYFEPATAALLPYPPNAVVTRHTIEHVPDPVGFLTTIRSALGPDSTARIWVETPCVSWILENRAMQDFFYEHCSLFTAESLAAALRKAGFKAPRVTHVFGGQYLWAEAFCGGEDNEPSLERPAEFDSLEGVRRDFIEHWQSELRAARKEGVVALWGAGAKGVSFSVLIDPDHDLIDHVVDINPAKQGFYLPGSGLSVLSPEESAKRNPGTIFVMNPNYIREVAETAREAGISGRLLPIE, encoded by the coding sequence ATGAACAAGGTCTATGCCTCGCCGGAGGCTGGGCGCGCCGCTGCCCGTGGCGTTCTCGATTTCGCGGCCTGCCGCCAGTGCGGCTTCACCTGGAACCGGGCCTTTGATGCCTCCCTCGTCATCTATGACGAGGAATACGAGAACGATCAGGCCTACTCGGCGGCCTTCCGGGATCACATGCAGGCGCGCGCGGAGGATGTAATCGCCGCCATACCTGCCGGAGAACCTGTCGACTATCTGGAAGTCGGGTGCGGGCAGGGGCGTTTCATCGCCTGTATTCAAGATGTGGCGGGCGGCCGCGTGCGCTCCGCCACCGGCTTCGATCCCGCCTGGCGTGGTGCCGATGGTGAGGGTGCATCGGGAAGCCGCCTGTACCGGAAATATTTTGAACCGGCAACCGCCGCACTGTTGCCTTATCCGCCCAATGCCGTTGTGACGCGTCACACCATCGAACATGTGCCGGATCCCGTTGGTTTTCTGACAACGATCAGAAGCGCGCTCGGCCCGGATTCGACGGCGCGCATATGGGTCGAGACGCCGTGCGTTTCCTGGATACTCGAAAACCGGGCCATGCAGGATTTCTTCTACGAGCATTGCTCCTTGTTCACGGCGGAATCCCTCGCTGCCGCTCTCCGCAAGGCCGGCTTCAAAGCGCCGCGCGTCACGCATGTTTTTGGCGGGCAGTATCTCTGGGCGGAAGCCTTCTGCGGCGGAGAGGACAATGAACCGTCGCTGGAGCGTCCGGCGGAGTTCGACTCGTTAGAGGGCGTCCGTCGCGATTTCATAGAGCACTGGCAATCGGAATTGCGTGCCGCGCGCAAGGAGGGGGTGGTTGCTCTCTGGGGTGCGGGCGCCAAGGGCGTCAGCTTCTCCGTCCTCATTGATCCTGACCACGACCTGATCGACCATGTGGTCGACATCAATCCGGCCAAGCAGGGATTTTACCTGCCGGGTTCAGGTTTGAGCGTCCTCTCCCCGGAAGAATCCGCCAAAAGGAATCCGGGCACGATTTTCGTTATGAATCCGAACTATATTCGGGAAGTTGCCGAGACCGCGCGCGAGGCGGGTATCTCCGGACGCTTGCTGCCCATCGAGTAG